The region CTCGTAAGACTAGTTCTCCGAGGGGTGGGTTCTTCCAGCCCCTCCCTCCCCGTGGCGAGCCAAACTCATTTGCACCCCGCGATTTGTTGCCGGCTATGTAAATTGTCACATTATTGTCATAATTCTCGGCcctgggaaatggaaaagccATCAGCGGGAAAACGCCTATGACATAATTAGTGCTTTGTTGTGGTTAATTGTGGTGCTCACATCCGCAAGGCGTGAGCGTATGCGTGAGATTAGTCCCGAGTGGGCAATGCTCTAAAGTGCTGCCGAACACTCCAGCTACTGGTGGATTAGGACCTTAAAAGATGGCTTCAAAATGTGGTTGGAGTAGGTTGATGGGGGATTAAGTTTTTAGATTACATAGAAGCTGGACTCCATAATCAGTCATTATTTAATTCTTGAAAGTTGTATATATTTGGAAGGGATTATAATCATGATGAGCACTACCCACTATTTCCAATTGAATTATCTGTTATCTAGAAATTCTTAGAGtccttataaaaaattcaaaaaaagtATCTCATTTTCTCAACTAACTTaatccaattaaaatgaaagaaatgTGGGGGATACTTTCTAAGCAAAATGCATGATATTTTCGTAGCCTGAGAAACCTTGCATTGAAAATCTTTCACAACAGTTCGCCCCTATCGATGACGAGCATCTTGATCTTGAGCGACCGTCCGAGCCAATTAACTCGCCGCCAATGATCTGTGAAATCGCGCAATGCAGAAGCCGCCGCTCGGAGTCCAGATCCTTGGGATGCGGAATCCAGGAGAACGCCGATCAGCTGGGCGGATCCTGCGCTTTGGTCCCTGACCGAGACCCGGAATAATTGAAACCAATTAGCTTGGAAAAACCTTTTAATTGTGTGCTCAATGCCGGgctaagtaaatattttcatgGGCGCAGGACAATGCGAGGATGTGAGAACATGGCAATGACCAAAATAATCCTGTTCGGCATTCGGCAGTTCGGACGTTTTGCCATGCATTTTACCAGTGAAAGCGGTGAAAGGAAATTGCCAAATAATTGCCGGGAAAAATGCAAGACAAAGGCAGCGAAGAATAAAAAGAATCAAGACAAAAAATCAACCGCAGGCATTGTCGTGCTAGAAAAAGAAGCTGAAATCCAGGTCTTCTTGTAGTATTCTTCTCTTGCCAACTGTCGGTGGCTGTCAAAACTCGTGTGGGTTGCTCGATATATTATTGCAAAATGTTGCACGGACCCAGGAAATATTAAGGGGCTCCTCTGTTCTCcttcatttatttactttttgattCTCAGCGTCTCCTGGCAGCAGTTAATTGGCCCGTTGATGTGTCAGTCAGGCTGAGGATCAGGATCAGCGgtagaaaaaacaaatttacatcgGGGATTTACGGACTCGGAATTGCGACAGTTTCTGCAATCAGGAAATGATTAGCTATGGGAAGTCTGCTGTTTTTCTATTCTCTATAAGTATGGGCTTGTATGGGGCTTTTGAGGGGGCTCATTGAAACGCCAAATTCCTCCACTGTAATTAGCCAACTATTTGAAACGTTTCGGTTTCCAAATTGTCTGCTAATTCTACTTTAAACGAACCCAATGAGCTGATCCGCTCTACATgctgcttaagttttgtgatTGGCATATCATTACCGCATGCCGATTTCAGGCTCGAATTCAGCTAATACACTTGGGAAAATAATGATGATTAATGtgataataatttattataatatatatgctATAAAtcgaataatattttattataaaatatagctGAATCCGTAAATCAAACATTTATATCGAACTAACTTATAAGTAgttattgtttttgaaaactgATTGTATCTTTTTCTCACTGTTGGATTGCGGCTACCGAAAACAGAGCAATAACAATGCGAAAAGGTAGCCGCGAACGGTAGGCTAATTAAGCACTTTGAGCCGCCGCCGCAGACGTGGCCAACATCTAATCACCTGTGAAAAGGCGCCCAACACCCGAGTTGAGTGGCTCAAAACTCAGAGACCGAGTTGAGTGGCGGTGAGGTCCAAGTATCACATCGATTACAGGGGAGCCCGTCAAGTGGACGCACATACTCTTTCGATAATAATTTACTGCCGTGTCATGAGAGCGGAACTGCctctgtttatttgttttttaccaGAGTTCCAGGCCGTGTGTTTGTTTATTGGCTGTCAAATTCTTGCACTTTGACGTTTGACATTGTAACACAATGGCCGCACAATCAACCGGAATTTAGTGCCCGTTTTCAGGGGATTGTTTGAGCGATTCCGATTTGTCAATGCAATTAATCGTTCACTTGTTTGCATGTCACTCCGAGATACCGAAATACCGAGTACCACTAAAAAGAAACCCCATCTGCGGTGGCATTGAAAACGCGATTATGCACGGATATCATAAATTGTTAATAGCATTTTGTCAGCGCCGGTAATTAATGTGTAATGTGCGCCGAATCATGAATCATTTTCGCCAATGAATAGATGTCAACATCGGTTTAATTGTCTCGCTTGTGGACTGACCTTCATCCTATTCACGTAGCTACTGTTGATCCGAAAGATATGATATTCAAATTATGGCAGATTTATCTTGGTCCTCTCAGTCCGTAAGTGTAGTTGGATACATTTTCGAGATTGTGGTTCTAGTAAGCTTGGTACCCCATAATTTCAATCTTTGGGGTTCAATGCACCAGCTCTTTCAACAAGGTCGGCAATTTGGGTGGCTGCAAAACAACTTTCGAAAATGCAGTGACTGCAACTGGGCAGTGGCATGCCACATTTCAAGGACAAGGGCAGTTAATTCACGAAAGCCACAGGAGGATGAAAATCATTTCAGATTAAGTTTGCACTGTAATGACGGTCTTATTATGAAAATCACTcacaaaattacatttaaaattccgATTAAACCAACCAACAAAGCCAAAAAGTGTGTGAGATACCTTAGATATCAAAACTTGAAATTTGAAAaccaatattttatatatcagTTTACCAAAGTTAGCCTGATGTTTAAATTAGGTTTTGAGATGCTTCTACAATTTTAGTAAAGAAATCCAAgctttttatatgtttatttatttttgaagctCTTATAAAAAggtagttttaattattttaagcacCTTACCCTTGTTTCTCTCAGTGCTCGGTTTTCCGCTTCCTTTTCCACCTCACTGCTGAGTTTGACGTCACTCCCGGTCGCTTTGCATATTCGCACACTGCGAGACGGCCGAACCCAATAATCAGGCCCCCGACATGCGGAAGTCTGCGAGTGCAGTGCGAAAACCGCTACGCATGCGCAAAACCCGTTTTCCACCGCCCCATTTCCCGACCCTCCCCCGCCCCATGAAAAACACGCAATGCCCCAAGTCAAATGACCTTGATATTGCCAACGGGCAATGCGTGTGTGCGCGTGTGGGAAACTGGTCCAGTGGCTCCACAAAGCGACATAAGCCACGTTAGTTATGCGACACTTAATGGCTTAAACGGCTCGGCCGACAACTGATTTCTGGGTAAGGTTGCTAAGCCGGCGGAAAAGTCAAACGGTGAGCGAAGCCTTGGCCAGGAAAACGAAAATGCGATGAGAAAATTCAGCAGATGCGCAATTAGCGGGCACTTACACGGTAGTTGGGAGGCATATCGAGTTACGCATTCATGCAGGATGGGCGATTGAAGTCGGATTTGGATCGACAGGACCTGGGCAAAGTGCAGagagagaaatattttatttgggaaaataatatttggatattaaattatatttacaaagatATACATTAAAGCTATAGTAATAAATAACGGAGGTGCCTAGTCAgttgtaaaatttattaaaataattcaaagGACCTTCTATAACATCATAAATTATGAGTTCAGTTATACAAAATGTATTCGTGTTCTTAAGCTCTTCTTTTTAGATATTAAATCTACGTTTTTCATAGTGCATTGAGAGACGTCTGACTGACTTTTGACGACTGCGCCGGGTCATCATCCATGAGTCAGCTATCAAATCACCATCTCCCCACGTTAGACTCTGCACTCTCTCTGTTCCTCCAGGAATACATGGATCGTATTTCCCAACAAGTTTAGCGAGTTTCGGTTTTGACTTCTGATGGAAATGGAGATGCAGACAATAATGTTGATGGAACCGATAAGCATTTagcattaaatttttgttaacCTTCCGCGCGGAGTTGACTCGCTCGATTTCAGAAAACGCTCGACTGCATCTTGAATTACAAGTAATCGCAATTGTCTGCCCATAGATCTGCCTGCCCGCTTTCGCTTTGTTTGGGGTGGTAGTTCCCAGTTCGCTGGTCTGGAGGTCTGACTCAGACCTCTGGGTTCGGCGTAGCAGCTGAAATAATTGAGAGACAACGCGGACTTATGGCAGCCTGGATGCTCCGCTTTGCATGCCCATGAGGACGATTCGATCATCCCCCTCCCTGAGGCTCAACCCTCATTATCTGCTCGCCGATTGTGATTAACTCGGCCAAAGTGAAGGCCTGGCAAATAAAACGCCGATGGGTCGCAGCCGTCTCTTTCTGGCCACCGGCGACGACGGCTCAATCAAAACggaaataacaacaaaatcaACCTCCTGATGAACTCCCTCCCTCGAAATCCTGGGTGGCAGTATCGTCGCATCAGGCAAACGCCTCGAAATCGAAATGGAAATCAAAAAGGCAGCAGCAGAGAGGCCAGCGGAAGGATGTTTCTGAGGAACAGTGGTACCTCGAAAATGGTGGATATTAAGTGACTGAAATACAGGAAATCAAATAGATTTTAACTGTAATAGGGTACCTATGAAGTTAGTGATAAAATTACTTAACTAGATTAAGTGAAGTTAAATGTATTTGGGACAAAACAATCTCTTAGAATATAACATATTTCTGATTATATCATAACTTACCTatataaaaagggaaaacctttttgaaattaaaaacaaattctgacatttttaataatgtttgtattaaaatgtttaaaacctTTATGTATAAAATCATTAATTAATTCGTATATTATGATCAGAATTAATGGTACTCAACTTATATGAATATTTGGTATAGTATATCTTATATCTGCCGAGATTACGTAACTATAACTTTCCCTTTTCGAGTGCTCACTGTGGCTGGACCGTTTCAACCCTCCGGCGGGCACACCCTCTGGCTAATCCGGCATTGCTCAACTGCTGAACTGCTCAACTTCACCTTGGATCGGCTGCTCTTGCCCTCGCCTCCTTATGCCAGAACATGTAGTTGGGTTCCGGAACTATGGGCTAGATGGCATAGCCGCtgtgcttgttgttgtttgtcaACTGATTTAATTTCCTCCGCCCTTTTCCCGCTTTCAGCTCTGCTCCGACCGCCGCCCCCCGCTGCGGGAGGGCGTTCCCGCTTTTGGCCACACAAACAAGAGCCTCGGATAATGACGACGGTAATGATGATGGCAATGGTGACGATGGCTGTGATGCTCATGACGATGGCGACTTGCAAAAGGGCAAGGCACGGTGTAAGGAGAGTGTTGCTACTCGAAACAAACGACCACATGCGGCTACTTCGTGTGTGAGAGTGTGCCGGCGTGTGGAAATCGCTCATTAAAATATGGAAAACCGATTTGCATACCTAAATGCTCTTATTCTGCTTAGCCATTTTCAATTGCTGGGAAAACACCCGACGGAGGCCTAGGAAAATGTCTCTAAGAATAGGGGAAAAAGGTATCAGTAGTCTTCATTAAGCTTTTTATGTATCTAtagtacattttatttgtaatatttgaaCTGTTTGATAACTAGTTCCcattatttcaattaaaacaaatatatattctcCGAGTAGTTTCAAGCCTCTCTGGGGAACGCAGATCTGTTTGGATCGCTAGATCATAAATAATGCCAAAAGTTCTCTGCGAACATTATGCAAAGTGGGCGGTGGGGGCGTGGGAGAGGGCGTGGGCGCGCAGCATGTGGGTGGGCGGCCAACTGTTTTGTCCATAAACAAGCCCAAACAATGCCAGACatttcaaacacaataaataattgaagCCAGCGCGGAGTCAACAAGTCAAACACATTGCAAAAAGTGGGCTCCGGCGATTGTTGCCAAGCGCTTTTGGCCACACCACAAAGTCCAGCTTCTCGGCCCGATCTAGATATAAATCAGCTTGGCCATGCACATGCAGAATGCAAATCCAATCCAGCTGAAAGCCGAGCAGCGTTGGCTTTTCAACTTGAAGAGGGGAGTGAAAAACTAACAGCGCGAATTTCCCAAGAGATCTGTTTGGATTTTCGGCAGGGGGCGACCGCCCAGTTATCCATCACAATCGACGGTTTTGAACACTGGGAAAATACAAGAAGGATTTACAACTCACAACAGGTAGCTTACTTAAATTTATAGTTTTAGATACTAAATAGCTTGTTATCCCAATCAAAAGTCATTACATTTTTACGGCTTTTCTGTGGCCactataaacatattttgttaaaaactACTAGCAAGCAAATACTTCAGGGCATTGGGTCTTACATAACTGAACGTTTTTATCTGTTACATTAAGAAACTCTTCCCTTTAAACTCTTCCGTGGCCACCAAAATCTGTACTAAGCAAATCCTTTCCTAGTCCCCATAAATGTCTGTAAAGTCCCCTCGTGGTATTTATACCTTTACCAAAATTAATGCCATACAAATTGCATCACTCCCAGCAGAACCAATTGGTAATTCCTGGCTTTCGACAGGTCCCCCCCGCAGATGAGGATACCTGGGCTGCGGCTGGAAAGCTttggaaataattaaaaaatagctTCGTCTTGGGCTTGGGCCCGCTGCAGCCAGAAACTGGGGAACTGAGTGCATATAGCTATGTGCCTATATATATAGAAAGCAAAAGTTGGCGCTCCAAGCGAAAGAGATCGAAACTGGTAAAACGACTTGGCAACACGACCGCGATACCACTACTCGCCCAAAGTTGACTTATTGGAGCACTTAGCTCGGTTCTTGTTATTGTTACGCCGACTTGGCcgacttgttgttgttgcccggCGTTAATAGCCGCAGTACCAACACAATTGCACGGCGCGGAGTGCCTAGGCGGAGTCGATCGGCGATCGGCGATCCAGCGACCCAAGGTTCCCGCTCGGACTATAAAAAGCTTGGGCGGCGCCGTTGCGGAAGGCAGTTAACTCCACAATTCCGTTGCCGTCGGTCCGAATTTCCCAAACAGCCGACTTGTAAGCGTAAAGGCGCGTGTGAATCCCCTGCGAGAAAGAGAACCCCAGAGTGCAGTTTACGCTTGACAAGGATACCCAAAAAGTTTCCCACTTCCAAAATGTTCAGATTTgtgagttgtgtttgttcAAAGGGGTGTCCCCAGGGACCCCAGCAATTAAAGAGGAATTAAGAACAATTATTGGAATTAATTGAAAAGAGTGGCAGAACATTCTTACATCTTTAATGTTCAAGAAAAAGTGATTTcgaaaatctttaaaatgaaattgaaattcttttatatttattataattatttgtgttGGAATACTGTTAAATTTTAGAATTCCTTAGAATCCCTTCTCCAGAATTGAATTCCTATTAAAagattacatttaaaaaaatgttagcaCACGTCTTATATTATTATACTAATTGCGATTCCCCGACAGCTTGCATTGACCACCTTGGTGGCCCTGGCTTCCAGCCAGCACTATCACCAGGATCCCAAGACGGCGGCCATCATCAGCGAGCAGCGATACCTGTCCGGAGATGGAAAGTTCGGAGCTGCCTACGAGCAGGAGGACGGCATAAACTTCAAGGAGGAGACGGACGCGGATGGCACACGTCACGGCAGCTACAGCTACGTGGATCCCTCGGGCCAGAGGCGCACGATTTCGTACACAGCAGGCAAAAATGGGTAGGAAAAGGGCAGAGATTTAATACCCGAATTGTGGTTAACTTGTTTTAATTCCCCCCCTAGTTTCCAAGCATCTGGAGATCATCTGCCCCAGGCCCCGCCTGCTCCGCCACAGCCCGTGCCGACGGCGGGCTAccagccacagcagcagtaCCAGCCGCAGCAGTACCAGGCGCCCGCTCCCCAGCCGCAGGCCTCCTTCCGCAGCAACGACTACGGGGACGACGGCTCCTACGACCCCCGCTACAACGACCCCTCCTTCGGGCAGAACCAGCAGAGCTACCAGCAGCCCGCCCCCCAGCCGCAGTACCGCCCCGCCCCGCAGCCCGCCTACAACCCGCAG is a window of Drosophila biarmipes strain raj3 chromosome 3R, RU_DBia_V1.1, whole genome shotgun sequence DNA encoding:
- the LOC108025052 gene encoding DNA translocase FtsK, with the protein product MFRFLALTTLVALASSQHYHQDPKTAAIISEQRYLSGDGKFGAAYEQEDGINFKEETDADGTRHGSYSYVDPSGQRRTISYTAGKNGFQASGDHLPQAPPAPPQPVPTAGYQPQQQYQPQQYQAPAPQPQASFRSNDYGDDGSYDPRYNDPSFGQNQQSYQQPAPQPQYRPAPQPAYNPQPVQPQQQYQPQYQQPQPQQAYYTTTTPNPHRFSPPGKLSLNRTPDGFTYSFNKV